The following proteins come from a genomic window of Aequorivita marisscotiae:
- a CDS encoding metallophosphoesterase, with protein MRWFIFILFYILVDIYAFQAVKTITKSPWLYGLYVFISLAVLAALIYQLSTLGAGRVLDVNAMYVFGVFIAVFIPKLIVVIFMFGEDIVRFFTGIFMKVAGSSDAPFMGSRRKFVSTIALGIAAIPFASLLYGMFQGKYNYKVLKYALEFDDLPEAFDGFTLTQISDIHSGSFDNHHKVEYAVNLINEQQSDVILFTGDLVNNLADEMDEWKNLFSTLSAPQGVFSVLGNHDYGDYVKWNSAKEQAQNLEKLKMIQKEMGWNLLLNENRYIERDGQKIAVVGVENWGLNGFKQAGDLDKAVAGISDADFKILLSHDPSHWQAQVKEDGRNFQLTLSGHTHGMQFGIEIPGIIKWSPIKYRYENWAGIYEELGRYINVNRGFGFLGYPGRVGIWPEITVIQLKRKKRLND; from the coding sequence ATGCGTTGGTTCATTTTTATTCTCTTTTACATTCTTGTTGATATTTATGCCTTTCAGGCAGTAAAAACTATTACGAAAAGTCCGTGGTTGTACGGGTTGTACGTTTTTATTTCATTGGCTGTTTTGGCGGCACTTATTTATCAACTTTCTACTTTGGGTGCTGGCAGGGTATTGGATGTAAATGCTATGTATGTTTTTGGTGTTTTTATCGCGGTTTTTATTCCAAAATTAATCGTGGTTATTTTTATGTTTGGGGAAGATATTGTCAGGTTTTTTACTGGAATTTTTATGAAAGTGGCAGGCAGTAGCGATGCGCCATTTATGGGTTCACGAAGAAAATTTGTAAGCACTATTGCCCTGGGAATTGCGGCTATTCCTTTTGCATCGTTGCTCTATGGCATGTTTCAAGGAAAATATAATTATAAAGTCTTAAAATACGCTTTGGAATTTGATGACCTTCCCGAAGCTTTTGACGGGTTTACACTCACACAAATTAGCGACATTCACAGTGGTAGTTTTGACAATCATCACAAAGTAGAATATGCTGTAAATCTTATAAACGAACAGCAGAGCGATGTAATTTTGTTTACCGGCGATTTAGTAAATAACCTTGCCGATGAAATGGACGAGTGGAAAAATCTTTTTTCTACCTTATCAGCACCGCAGGGTGTTTTTTCGGTTTTGGGAAATCATGATTACGGCGATTATGTAAAGTGGAACAGTGCTAAAGAACAAGCCCAAAATTTGGAAAAACTGAAAATGATTCAAAAAGAAATGGGCTGGAATTTATTGCTTAATGAAAATAGATATATTGAAAGGGACGGACAGAAGATAGCTGTTGTTGGCGTAGAAAATTGGGGCCTTAACGGATTTAAGCAAGCTGGAGATTTGGACAAAGCAGTTGCAGGAATCTCAGATGCAGACTTTAAAATTTTATTGAGTCACGACCCATCGCATTGGCAGGCGCAGGTAAAGGAGGATGGGCGTAACTTTCAGCTTACTTTAAGTGGGCACACCCACGGTATGCAATTTGGAATTGAAATTCCCGGGATTATAAAATGGAGCCCTATAAAATACAGATATGAAAATTGGGCAGGAATTTATGAAGAGCTAGGGAGATATATAAATGTAAATCGCGGTTTTGGATTTTTAGGATATCCCGGAAGGGTGGGTATTTGGCCCGAAATAACTGTTATTCAGCTTAAAAGAAAAAAACGCTTAAACGACTAA
- a CDS encoding thioredoxin family protein, whose amino-acid sequence MSKFGELIETKIPVLLDFYAEWDEPSKEMHPILRDVAAALGDKARVIKIDVEKNKELADALRVKGLPTLMIYKNGEMKWRQSGEQDANTLIGLVNEYV is encoded by the coding sequence ATGTCAAAATTTGGAGAATTAATTGAAACAAAAATCCCAGTTCTGTTAGATTTTTATGCAGAATGGGACGAACCTAGCAAAGAAATGCACCCCATTTTAAGAGATGTTGCGGCTGCACTTGGCGATAAGGCACGAGTTATAAAAATAGACGTTGAAAAAAATAAAGAGCTGGCCGATGCCTTGCGCGTAAAAGGGCTTCCCACCCTTATGATTTATAAAAATGGCGAAATGAAATGGCGGCAAAGTGGCGAGCAAGATGCCAATACGTTAATTGGGCTTGTGAATGAGTACGTTTAA
- a CDS encoding polysaccharide deacetylase family protein, with product MPKLIQWLYPERIWAFSHTKNNIYLTFDDGPIPEITPWVLDTLKKYNAKATFFCIGENVQKNPEIFQRIIVEKHSVGNHTFNHLNGWKTKTSTYIKNVEEAKKQMANNVSAKHIENQIQISKLFRPPYGKITLKQASILHKKGYKIVMWSIISYDYDKFVSAEKCLQNVLKNIKPGSVIVFHDSLKAEKNLRFVLPKVLSFISEKGWKCLPI from the coding sequence ATGCCCAAATTAATTCAGTGGTTGTACCCTGAACGAATTTGGGCATTTTCGCATACAAAAAACAATATCTATCTTACTTTTGATGATGGTCCCATTCCAGAAATTACGCCTTGGGTCTTAGATACGCTAAAAAAATACAATGCAAAAGCCACATTTTTTTGCATAGGTGAAAACGTTCAAAAAAACCCCGAGATTTTCCAAAGGATAATTGTAGAAAAGCATTCGGTGGGCAACCATACATTTAATCATTTAAATGGCTGGAAAACAAAAACCTCAACGTATATTAAAAACGTTGAGGAAGCCAAAAAACAGATGGCTAATAATGTAAGTGCCAAGCATATTGAAAACCAAATTCAGATTTCAAAATTATTTAGGCCTCCTTACGGGAAAATAACTTTAAAACAGGCAAGCATACTTCATAAAAAAGGATATAAAATTGTAATGTGGTCTATAATAAGCTATGATTACGACAAATTTGTTTCAGCAGAAAAATGCCTTCAAAATGTTTTAAAAAATATAAAACCGGGAAGTGTAATTGTGTTTCACGATAGTTTAAAAGCAGAAAAAAACCTTCGTTTTGTACTGCCGAAGGTTCTATCGTTTATTTCAGAAAAAGGCTGGAAGTGTTTACCGATATAG